The Methanosarcina barkeri str. Wiesmoor DNA segment TCATCAATTGCACAAACAACGACTACAAATACAGTTAATGTTTGGATAATCGCAGATGAAGAATATCGGAGCACTTTTGGAAGTAATTGGCAAACTAAAGCATACAACACCATTGAAGGTGCCGATGATGCATTCTATAATGATCATAATATAAATTTTGTGGTAGGTAAATACTCAACATGGGATAGTACTGACAGTGAGGATAGTAGTAGCGCACTTCTCGCTGAAGCACAAAGTGAATCAGGGTGGAATTCTAACCATCAAGGCATGGATATGCTTGCTATTTTTACCGATCAAAGTATGGATAAAAGAGGTCTAAGTGAATCGATGAATTACAATGGAGGAGATGCATGGATAATGAAACATCAGATCACTGCAGACTGGGATTGGCATCTTGGGCAACATGAAGCATCACATAATTATAATTGTCCAGATCATGGGTATACTGGTCCTGTCTGTATAATGACTTACGCTAATATGATGATAACAGCTAACTGGTGTGTAGACTGCGATCAAACCATCGAAACCAATAGAAATCATTTTTAAATTGTTTGTGTAGGATTTAATCCTACATTTTATTTTGTTATGTACTTGGAGAGAGTATGGAAACGAAAACAAAACCCTTAATCGCAGCTTTTCTTGTGGTTTTAGCAATAGTTCTAATCTTCTTTTTAATGATTTATCAGCCCGGTGCAGGTATGTATATCAGGGCAGATAAACTTCAGGATCCACCAGAGAGATATATAGAGTTCAATTTAGAAGACCTTGAGAAATATCCCTGTGTTAAAGAAGCGGTGATGAATCCAGGAAAAAATATTAAAGTTCCTTCCAACTATCATGAAAATGTATCGGAGTTTGGGAAAATATCATCCAATAACGGAACTAACTATATAAAAGTTAATAATGAGTATTATGATATGCATTATGAATCTGCTGACTAATCAGTAAATATAGAATATAAGATTTTGATGTTTTTCTTAAATTGGTATGGGCTATAACTTTGTAGCACAGAAACTAGATCATTTGGTGTTTATACAGTTAAAGCACTTAGTGTTGACTACTTTGGAAAAATAAGATAGGCATGGAAACGAGCATGTCTTTGAATTTTTAGACTAGTTTGTATATTTCAATAATATATTCATCTATTTTCACTGACGTACTCGGAGCCTATTATATTTTGTGAACCCTGTCTCCCTTTTATAATACCCAAAAAGCCTCTCTCTCCTCACTCAATAGCCTTTGGATCAGAGCTAAGGAATGCTTGAAATATAAGTTCAAATTTTTATCTCTGGAATTGCTCTATAATTCCATTTTCCCAGATAATCATCAAATACAATTTTCATATTTTCCTTGAAGTTTTCACTTACTTTTCT contains these protein-coding regions:
- a CDS encoding zinc-dependent metalloprotease, which gives rise to MTIKKFKAETILLAIMLVNVILVPAVSATNSTAKECQDESVGDPWFEKGDELNRLSGDERRALAEKNETVRKMIEEDLKIKPVKIENSKDLENLPANYPEDVKKIIIGNISSKNVNLQSSIAQTTTTNTVNVWIIADEEYRSTFGSNWQTKAYNTIEGADDAFYNDHNINFVVGKYSTWDSTDSEDSSSALLAEAQSESGWNSNHQGMDMLAIFTDQSMDKRGLSESMNYNGGDAWIMKHQITADWDWHLGQHEASHNYNCPDHGYTGPVCIMTYANMMITANWCVDCDQTIETNRNHF